The following is a genomic window from Streptomyces sp. NBC_01381.
TCGTTCCCGACGGGCTGATGAGCTCCGGGATCGCCCGGTACACCGTTCGCCACCTCCAGGGCGGCCTGTCCGACGCCGACCGCGCGGCGCTGGCGCGTACGGAGGGCGAGAGCGCGCAGCCGGCCGATCCGGAGCGACTGCGCGCGGCGGCCGACGCCGAGACCGGCGAGGGGCCTGTGGTCTTCGTCGAGCTGGCCGACCGGGGCGAACTCGGCGACCAGCTGCGCGAGTACTTCGCGGACCGCCCGGACGCAACGGTCCTCACACTCGGCTCCGACAAGGAGCGCCTGCTCACCGTCCTGGCCCGGCTCTACCGGACGGGGCACGCCGTCGACTGGCCCGCGCTGACGGCCACGCTCGGGTACGCGAACACCCCGGGCCGCCGGATCCCTCTGCCGGGGCGCCCCCTGAACGGCGTGCCCTGCTGGGTCCGCAGCCCGAAGTCGCCGGCCACGGCGCGCGGGACGGCCCGGACGGGGACACCGACGCTCGCGGTGGCCGCGCCGGCTCAGGCGGCGCCTGCCTCGGCGGGTCAGGCGGCGGAAGCGCATGCCTCGGCGGCTCAGGCAGCGAAGGCGCCCGCCCCGCCGACGGGGACGCCGGCGCTCGCGGTGGCCGTGCCCGCTCAGGCCGCGCCCGCCCCAGCGGCTCAGGCCGCTTCCGTCCCGGCGGCTCAGGCCGCGAACGCGCCCGCCCCGCTCCCCGTCGCCCCCACCCCCGTACCCCACTCCGCCCCCACACCCAGCGGCGCATCCGTGCCCGAATCGGCGACGGTGCCCGACTGGCTCTGCGACGCCCTCGCGGAGCTCCTGCACGCCGACGAAGTCGCCGTCACCGACGACTACTTCGCGATCGGCGGCAGCTCGATCATCGCGCTCCAGCTCGTCGAGCACGTACGACAGCGCTACGGCGTCCATCTCAAGCTGGTGGACGTCTACGACCACCCCGTCGTCGGCGCCCTCGCCGCCGCCATCACCACCCGGCTGCCGCAGCAACCCACCCCACCGACGCGACAGACGCACTCCACGCTCTCTCCGACGCCCGCCTCGACTCCAGGCCAAGGCGCGAGCGATGGTCACCGCCTGCCGCCCATCGTCGCCGGCGACGACCTCGTGCTCTCGTACGGGCAGGAGCGGATGTGGTTCCATCACCAGCTCGACCCGGACACCACGCTCTACAACCTCCCCGGCGTCGCCCGGCACCGAGGCCCCTTCGACCCTGAAGCCATCCGCCTCGCCTGGGGGGACCTCGCAGACCGCCACGAGGCCCTGCGCTCCAACTTCGTGGAGACCGACGGCCGCCCCCGGCTCACCGTCCGCCCGGAACTCGGCGACTTCTTCCGGTACGAGGACCTCTCCGCCGCCTCCGACCCCGAGGCCGCCGCTCGCGCCGTCGTCAAGGAGGCGACCGACTGGGTCTTCGACCTCGCCCGCGACCCGCTGGTCCGGGTCACCGTGGTGCGCCTCGCGCCCGACGACCACCTCCTGTGCTGGGTGATGCACCACGCCGTGAACGACGGCTGGGCACCCCAGATCCAGGCGAAGGAGCTGCGCGACTTCTACGCGGCCCGGAGCGAGGGCCGCGTACACCGCCTGGATCCGCTGCCCGTGCAGTACCGGCACTACGCCCGCTGGCAGCGCGACCTGCTGGATGGTGGACTCCTCGAGGGCGAACTCGACTACTGGCGCGAGCAGTTGGCAGATCCACCCGCGCTCGCCCTGCCCACGGACCGGCCCCGCCCCACCCGAATGGATTTCGCCGGCGCCGCCCACGGCTTCACCATCCCCGCCGAACTGGTCAACCGGCTGCGGGCGGTCGGCACCGCCGAGGCCACCACGCTCTTCACGGTCCTGCTGACCGGTCTCAAACTGCTCCTGTCGCGGCAGTCGGGGCAGCGGGACATCGTGATCGGCACACCGACCATCGGCCGCAGCCGCCCCGAACTCTGGGGATTGCTGGGCTTCTTCAACAACACCGTCGCGCTCCGCTCCGACCTCTCGGGCGACCCGACGTTCCGGGAACTGCTGCGCCAGGTCCGGGGTGTGGTGCTCGGCGCGCTCGACCACCAGGAAATCCCCTTCGACAGGATCGTCCGCGAGGTCGCCGACCGTGACTCCGGGCGGAACCCGATCTTCGACGTGATGTACGTCCACCAGACGCTGCCGCCGGACGTCGCCATCGGCGAGCACCTGTTCGGCCCGAACAGCGACGAGGACACCGGCCCGTACTTTCCCGGACTGCCGCCGGGCACGGCCAAGTTCGACCTGACGATGGTCGTCGCCGAACGGGCAGGGGAGGAGTCCCTGGACGTGGTGGTGGAGTATGCGACCCGGCTCTTCGACCCGGACACGGTCACCGCCCTCTGCGACGCGCTGCTCGAGCTGCTTGAAGCCGCCGCGACGGACGCGGACATCCGCTACGGAGAACTCCCGGCCGGCCGGGAGGCGAAGCCGGAGCCCGAGCTCACTCCGGCACGCGACGAGTCCCCCGTCTCCGGCTGCCTCCAGCTGCAGGGCGAAGTCGACGAAGCCGCCCTCCGCTCCGCCCTCGACGACCTGGCCGAACGCCACCACGTACTGCGCTCCCGCCGCCCCGGCACAGGAGACGCCCTCACCCTCACCACCACCGCGCACCAGACCGACCCGCTCGCCTCGGCGCACGCACTCGCGCGCGAACAAGCCCGCCTGATGCGCGCATCCACGACCGGCCCGCGCCTGCGCGCCCTGCTGGTGACGACCGGCCCCTCGCAACACGTCCTGGTGGTCAGCACCCGCCCGGAGGACTACGACGGCGGTCAGCCGGAGCTGTTCTTCCGCGACCTGTTCGCGCTCTACGAGGCCAGGCTGGACGGACGCCCGGCCGAACTGCCCGCCTTGCCCGTGCAGTACGAGGAATACGCCCGGTGGCAGCGTGAACTGCGCGCCGACGGGCTCCTCGACCAGCGCCTCACCCACTGGCGGGACGCGCTGGCCGGCGTCCGCGCCCTCGACCTCCCGGCCGACCGGTCGCGGCCGGTCGGCGGCACGGGCGAGGCCGCCGTCCACGACGTACGCGTCCCCGAAGACCTCGCCGGTACGGCGACGGCGGAACGGCTCCTGGCGGGCATCGCGGCCCTGCTCGGCCTGCGCGCCGGGGCGGACGAGGCCGTCATCGGTCTCATCGGCTGGACACCGGACACCGGCGGATCGCCCGGCCGCCGCCTCGACGACCGCGCCGCCCGCCCCGAAGTCGGCGAGCTGATCGGCCCGTTCGCCGGCGGCCTGCCGCTCCGCGTCGACCTCGGCGGCGATCCCACCTTCGACACGCTCACCGAACGGGTCCGCCGTGTGCTCGTGCTGGCGGAGGACCACCGCGACGTACCGCCGGACGACATCGCACGCGCCGCAGGACTGCCCGGCGAGCCGGGTCGTACGCCGCTGTTCGACGTCACCTACGCCCACCACCGCGTGCCGCGCGGCTTCGGCGCCCGGGCCGGGCTCGACATCAGTGCCGTGCCCTGGCACGGACCCGGCACCGGGCGGCTCACCCTGCCCCGCGCCACGACCGTTCACGATCTGGCGTGGTCCGTCACCGAGGGGCCGGGCGCGGCCGAGCTGTACGTCTCGGTGGAGTACCGCACCGAGCTGTTCGACGCCGCGACGGTCACGGCCATCGCCGACGACCTCGTCGCGCTCCTGCGCGCCGCCGTCGGCGTCCCCGACTCACCGCTGTCCGCGCTGCGCCCCGGCGCCCGAGAGCCGTACCCCGATGACGTACCGGAGCCGATCGAAGGAGGCCCCAGCCGTGGGTGAACAAGACAACGCCGAGCCGGCCCCGACGGCGGCCGCACCCGCGACCGTGGGCGTCGTGGGTGCCGGGACCATGGGCATCGGAGTGGCCCAGTGCTTCATGGAGGCGGGCCACCCGGTCGTGGTCGTCGACCCCGACCCGGACGCCCTGGGGAGCGGACCCGAGAGGCTGCGTGCCGGGATGAAGCTGGCCCGGATGCTCGGGCGCCGCCCGCGGCGCGCGGGGTACACGGCGGCCGCGCCCGTCACTTGGTCGGCCGACCTCGCCGACCTCTCCGACGCCCTCTTCGTCGTCGAGTGCGCCGTGGAGAAGGAGCCCGTCAAGGAGCTGATCCTCAGGGAACTGGATGCGGTGTGCGGCCCCGAGACCGTCTTCGCGTCCTGCACCTCCTGTATTCCCGTCACCCGCCTCGGCTCCTTCACAAGCCGCCCGGACCGGGTCATCGGCACACACTTCATGAACCCCGCCCCCCTCAAGGACACCGTCGAGGTCATCCGCGCGCCGGGGACCAGCGAGGACACCGTGCGGCGTACCGAGGAGTTCCTGGCGGGCATCGGCAAGCACGGTGTCGTCGTCCGCGACGCGCCCGGCTTCGTGACGAACCGCGTGCTGATGCTGACCCTCAACGAGGCCGCCGCCGTGCTCGACGAGGGCACGGCGGACGCGGCGACCGTCGATCAGATCTTCCAGGAGTGCTTCGGCCACCCCATGGGCCCCCTGCGCACCGCGGACCTGATCGGGCTCGACACCGTCGTCGACTCGCTCGACGTACTGCGTGAGCACACCGGCGACGACCGCTTCCGCCCGACCCCGCTCCTTGCCCGCCTCGTGGCGCAGGGCCGCACCGGCCGCAAGACGGGTGGCGGCTTCTACCCGTATCCCGAACCCGGGACCCAGATCCCGGCCCCGACCCACGCCCAGCGCGTTCCGCAAGGAGAGACCAGCCATGGCTGACCACCAGGGTGCGTATGTCGAGCTGTCCCTCGCAGGCCGGGAGACCTGGCACCGGGCGCACACCCCTCAGGGCCTGTCCGGGCCGGGACCGTACGTCGCGGAAGCCGTCGACATCGACGGTCCGCTCGACGTCGCGGGGTTCCGGTCGGCGGTCGCACAGGTCGTGCAGGAGGCGGAGGCGGTGCGCCTGCGGATACCGGCGGGCGGCGCGGACGGCGGAACCGTCAAGGCCGAGGTCGACGACGGGCTTCCGCTGCCCGAGGTGGACCTCTCGGCCGAACCCGATCCCGATGCGGCGGCCGAGGAATGGACACGCGCCGCCCTCGCCCGTGTCCTCCCCGACGAGGACGGCACCTTGTCCGTGCAGGTGCTCCTGCGGCTCTCCGCACGCCGCCACCGCTGGCTGCACCTGCATCACCGCGCCGCCCTCGACGGGTACGGCACCGCGCTGGTCACCCGCCGCGCCGCCGAGATCTACACCGCCCGTGCCGAGGGGCTGCCGCTCGCCGGCACCGCCCTGACGCCGTTGGGCCGGCTCGCCGATGAGGAGGCCGCCTACCGCGCGTCGAGCGGCCCCGACCGGGACCGCTCCTTCTGGCGCGAGCGCCTCGCGGGCCACACCGAACCGGTGACGCTTGCCGGCACGGCCGAACCCGGCACGGCCGAACCCGGCACGGCCGAACCCGGCACGGCCGAACCCGGCACGGCCGAACCCGGCACGGCCGAACCCGGCACGGCCGAACCCGGCACGGCCGAACCCGGTCCCGCGTCCCAGGCGTTGACGCTCACGGCAGCCGACGCCGAGCGGATCCACGCCGCCGCCCGCTACAGCGGCGCCCGGCCGCAGGCCGTACTGGTCGCCGCCGTCGCCGCCTACACGCACCGCATCACCGGCAGCACGGACCTGGTCGTCGGACTGCCCGTGGACGGACGGCCGAGCAGGGCCGCCGAGCGTGCGCCGGGCGCCGCCGATGACGTCCTGCCGCTGCGCCTGACGGTGCGGCCCGACACCGGCTTCAGCCACCTCGTACAGCAAGTCACCGAGGCGAGCGGCCGGGTGAGGACCCACCAGAGGCTGCGGCACGCGGAGATCCGCGCGGCTGTGCACGCGGCGGAGTCGACGCCCGCGGCAGACGCCGACCGGCCGCTCTACGGTCCGGTCGCCGACGTCCGCACCCCCGGCCCGCGCATCCGATTCGGCGCGCTCACCGCCACGGTCCACCGCTTCGGCGCCGAGCCCGATGCAGGGGCGGACCTGCGTGTCGTCATCGACGACGACCCCGCAGGCGGCCGCCCCCGTATAGCCTTCCGCGGCGCACCCGGCCGGTACACCACCCCTGAACTCGCCGCCCACGCAAGGCGCTTCCAGCGTCTGCTCGTCTCGGCAGTGGCCGCCCCCGGCCGTCCGGTGGGCGCGATCGAGCTGCTGGGCAGTGCCGAACTGGCGGCCGTACGCAACTGGAGCCGAGGGGACGAGCAGCGGCTCCCGGACCGTCGTACCCTCACCGGTCTGCTGGACGCCGCCGCCCTCCGCGACCCGGAAGCGGTCGCCGTCAAGGACCGCGACGGCAGCCTCACGTACCGCGAACTCCACGAGCGTGCCAACCGCCTCGCCCGGCTGCTGGTCCAGCGGGGAGCGGGCCCCGAGGGCGTGGTCGGCATCCTGCTGCCCCGGTCCGCCGATACGGTCGTGGCCATGCTCGCGGTGCTCAAGAGCGGAGCGGCCTACCTGCCGCTCGACCCGGCCTACCCGGCCGACCGGCTCCGCTTCATGGTCGACGACGCGCGGCCCGCTGTCGTCCTGACCGACGCCGCGCACGCGGATCTGGCCGACCCGACGCTCGTACTGGACACGGCGGCGACGGTGGCCGAACTGACCCGGTGCTCGCCGGAGCCCCTGACCGACGCGGACCGCACCGCGCCGCTCACCCCCGCGCATCCCGCGTACGTGATCTACACCTCCGGCTCCAGCGGCACCCCCAAGGGCGTCGTCGTGCCGCACCGGTCCGTGGTTCCCCTGGTCACCTGGGTGGCCGAGGAGTTCGGCGCGCGGACGACGGAACACGTCCTTGCGGCCACCTCCTTCAGCTTCGACGTGTCGGTGGCCGAGCTCTACCCCGCGCTCACCACCGGCGGCACCGTCGAGGTCGTCGGGAACCTGCTCTCGCTCCTCGACGACGACGCGCCGCGCTGGACGGGCGGTCTGCTCTGCGCGACGCCCTCCGTCCTCGCGAGA
Proteins encoded in this region:
- a CDS encoding condensation domain-containing protein; protein product: MRTPIAVIGIAARLPGADSITAFRANLLAGVDSVRPIPAERIASTGLDPSVAYPELGYLDRIDLFDHAHFGLSRREAEVTDPQHRLALHLTHEALENAGYAPAALRDSRTAVVFSSPHTGYASLVREPGTLTMVGNIPCMLPARISHLFGFTGPSYGVDTGCNGSLVAVHQASRELRDGDADFAVVGGVSLRPVVAPVEAVADFPGISSPTARSRAFDHAADGAGGGEGGAVLLLTTLDRAIADDAHVYAVIRGSSVVHNGAHSATIATPSARSQAAVIAQAWRGAGLDIDTAGYVEAHGSGTRLGDAVEAEGLALARAGGATTLPIGSVKTNLGHLDHAAGITGLVKTMLSVHHGELYPSLHFEQAAEEVDLDGARLDVVTTARPWAAQSGPRRAGVSSFSLGGINAHCVVEQAPAPVREAEPDGGARLVGVSARTPAGLVAECERLSLELRDSTRTLADVARTLNEGRDHEPYRVSAVVRRTADLAVALAAEATWQRLAPAEGVAERPRVVLLFSGDATFDEYGAGARADAGSWTEPDAPLPDGLPVPADRATLVRRHLAAHARLTRSGIVPDGLMSSGIARYTVRHLQGGLSDADRAALARTEGESAQPADPERLRAAADAETGEGPVVFVELADRGELGDQLREYFADRPDATVLTLGSDKERLLTVLARLYRTGHAVDWPALTATLGYANTPGRRIPLPGRPLNGVPCWVRSPKSPATARGTARTGTPTLAVAAPAQAAPASAGQAAEAHASAAQAAKAPAPPTGTPALAVAVPAQAAPAPAAQAASVPAAQAANAPAPLPVAPTPVPHSAPTPSGASVPESATVPDWLCDALAELLHADEVAVTDDYFAIGGSSIIALQLVEHVRQRYGVHLKLVDVYDHPVVGALAAAITTRLPQQPTPPTRQTHSTLSPTPASTPGQGASDGHRLPPIVAGDDLVLSYGQERMWFHHQLDPDTTLYNLPGVARHRGPFDPEAIRLAWGDLADRHEALRSNFVETDGRPRLTVRPELGDFFRYEDLSAASDPEAAARAVVKEATDWVFDLARDPLVRVTVVRLAPDDHLLCWVMHHAVNDGWAPQIQAKELRDFYAARSEGRVHRLDPLPVQYRHYARWQRDLLDGGLLEGELDYWREQLADPPALALPTDRPRPTRMDFAGAAHGFTIPAELVNRLRAVGTAEATTLFTVLLTGLKLLLSRQSGQRDIVIGTPTIGRSRPELWGLLGFFNNTVALRSDLSGDPTFRELLRQVRGVVLGALDHQEIPFDRIVREVADRDSGRNPIFDVMYVHQTLPPDVAIGEHLFGPNSDEDTGPYFPGLPPGTAKFDLTMVVAERAGEESLDVVVEYATRLFDPDTVTALCDALLELLEAAATDADIRYGELPAGREAKPEPELTPARDESPVSGCLQLQGEVDEAALRSALDDLAERHHVLRSRRPGTGDALTLTTTAHQTDPLASAHALAREQARLMRASTTGPRLRALLVTTGPSQHVLVVSTRPEDYDGGQPELFFRDLFALYEARLDGRPAELPALPVQYEEYARWQRELRADGLLDQRLTHWRDALAGVRALDLPADRSRPVGGTGEAAVHDVRVPEDLAGTATAERLLAGIAALLGLRAGADEAVIGLIGWTPDTGGSPGRRLDDRAARPEVGELIGPFAGGLPLRVDLGGDPTFDTLTERVRRVLVLAEDHRDVPPDDIARAAGLPGEPGRTPLFDVTYAHHRVPRGFGARAGLDISAVPWHGPGTGRLTLPRATTVHDLAWSVTEGPGAAELYVSVEYRTELFDAATVTAIADDLVALLRAAVGVPDSPLSALRPGAREPYPDDVPEPIEGGPSRG
- a CDS encoding 3-hydroxyacyl-CoA dehydrogenase family protein is translated as MGEQDNAEPAPTAAAPATVGVVGAGTMGIGVAQCFMEAGHPVVVVDPDPDALGSGPERLRAGMKLARMLGRRPRRAGYTAAAPVTWSADLADLSDALFVVECAVEKEPVKELILRELDAVCGPETVFASCTSCIPVTRLGSFTSRPDRVIGTHFMNPAPLKDTVEVIRAPGTSEDTVRRTEEFLAGIGKHGVVVRDAPGFVTNRVLMLTLNEAAAVLDEGTADAATVDQIFQECFGHPMGPLRTADLIGLDTVVDSLDVLREHTGDDRFRPTPLLARLVAQGRTGRKTGGGFYPYPEPGTQIPAPTHAQRVPQGETSHG